One window of Saprospiraceae bacterium genomic DNA carries:
- the mutY gene encoding A/G-specific adenine glycosylase: MIKSGSFAKKIIQWSTENPRNYPWIGERDPYKIWISEIILQQTRSEQAKPFYENFILQFPTLQVLAKSSEDEVLNHWKGLGYYSRARNLYQTAQIIQTQHQGQFPEEYHDILKLKGIGVYTASAICSFAYNQAYAVVDGNVIRLLSRVFGINKSAVDASGKKYFQNLAQRLIDTKNPASYNQAIMNFGAMICLPQKPLCQECTFQKNCVAYKLNEISKYPYKPKKIKLKERYLHFFLFKNKQGKIPIRKRTASDIWKHLYEFPMIETNQEHHFKKADVQLIQKLGLIIQPDFKLINLGQKRHKLSHQDLKINYYLLQNVDFNPKIKPMFSFVKPENLVNFAFPKATDPLLAYIKP; the protein is encoded by the coding sequence ATGATTAAATCCGGATCATTTGCAAAAAAAATAATCCAATGGTCTACTGAAAATCCGAGAAATTATCCCTGGATCGGTGAACGAGATCCATACAAAATCTGGATATCAGAAATAATATTACAACAAACCAGATCAGAACAAGCAAAACCATTTTATGAGAACTTCATTTTGCAATTTCCCACATTACAAGTCTTAGCAAAATCATCTGAAGATGAAGTTTTAAATCATTGGAAAGGACTCGGATATTATTCGCGGGCAAGAAATTTATACCAAACGGCGCAAATAATCCAAACACAACACCAAGGACAATTTCCTGAAGAATACCATGATATTCTGAAACTTAAAGGAATTGGTGTTTATACTGCTTCAGCGATCTGTAGTTTTGCATATAATCAAGCGTATGCTGTGGTAGATGGAAATGTGATTCGCTTACTTTCCAGAGTATTTGGAATCAATAAATCTGCTGTCGATGCTTCTGGTAAGAAATACTTTCAAAATTTAGCTCAACGTTTAATTGATACTAAGAATCCTGCATCCTATAATCAGGCTATTATGAACTTTGGTGCCATGATTTGCCTTCCACAAAAACCACTGTGTCAAGAATGCACTTTTCAAAAAAATTGTGTTGCATACAAGTTAAATGAGATTTCAAAATATCCATATAAGCCGAAAAAAATTAAATTAAAAGAACGATACCTGCATTTCTTTCTATTTAAAAATAAACAAGGTAAAATACCAATCAGAAAGCGCACAGCTAGCGACATTTGGAAACATCTTTATGAATTTCCAATGATAGAAACAAATCAAGAGCATCATTTTAAAAAAGCGGATGTTCAACTCATTCAGAAGCTCGGACTCATAATTCAACCTGATTTTAAATTGATCAATTTAGGTCAAAAAAGGCACAAACTGAGTCATCAGGATCTTAAAATAAACTACTACTTGCTTCAAAATGTTGACTTTAATCCCAAAATAAAGCCCATGTTTTCCTTTGTTAAACCAGAAAACTTGGTGAATTTTGCATTTCCAAAAGCTACCGATCCATTATTAGCGTATATTAAGCCTTGA
- a CDS encoding prolipoprotein diacylglyceryl transferase: protein MWPDFSYILHSLIGTEPDNAFSVIKTFGFFLGIAFIASASLLYIELKRKEGQNLITGMVETVIVYKPIDWQDILTQAFINFVIFYKIGYIVSHFESFKIDPAAVIFSTKGNFTAGLVLFLVTAIYLFYKMSGETDKQIKTAEVFIHPHQRLTNITIVAAIYGLIGSKLFSVLENWNSFIKDPIGEFFSGSGLTIYGGLILAYIMVYRYVAKRGIHPIHMMDAVAPSLMIGYCVGRMGCHFSGDGDWGIINELSKPNWFIFPDSWWANSYAHNVLNEGVKIPTCQWRYCSELYPKVFPTPLYEIILAGIITIILWLLRTKLHRAGLLFFVYCFLNGLERFFIEFIRVNPHYSIYGFDLSMAQFIALGLMLTGIAGFIFYWKKNIPA from the coding sequence ATGTGGCCTGATTTTTCATACATTCTTCATAGCCTGATTGGCACAGAACCCGACAATGCGTTTTCGGTTATTAAAACTTTTGGTTTCTTTTTAGGCATTGCATTTATTGCAAGCGCTTCGTTGTTATACATTGAGCTTAAAAGGAAAGAAGGACAAAATCTAATCACCGGAATGGTGGAGACCGTTATTGTCTATAAACCCATTGATTGGCAAGACATATTAACTCAGGCTTTTATCAATTTTGTAATTTTTTATAAAATTGGATATATCGTCAGCCATTTTGAATCTTTCAAGATAGATCCTGCGGCAGTTATTTTTTCCACAAAAGGAAACTTTACAGCTGGCCTGGTACTTTTTCTGGTTACTGCAATATATCTTTTTTATAAAATGTCTGGAGAAACAGATAAACAAATTAAAACAGCAGAAGTATTTATACATCCACACCAGCGCCTTACAAACATTACGATTGTTGCTGCTATTTATGGTTTGATTGGTTCAAAATTATTTTCAGTATTAGAAAATTGGAATTCCTTTATTAAAGATCCGATTGGCGAATTCTTTTCTGGCAGTGGCCTTACAATTTATGGTGGTTTAATACTTGCATATATAATGGTTTACCGGTATGTCGCTAAGCGCGGGATTCATCCAATCCATATGATGGATGCCGTTGCTCCTTCCTTAATGATTGGATACTGTGTTGGAAGAATGGGTTGTCATTTTTCAGGAGATGGCGATTGGGGAATCATAAACGAATTGAGTAAACCGAATTGGTTTATTTTTCCTGATTCCTGGTGGGCTAACTCCTATGCACATAATGTATTGAATGAAGGTGTTAAAATACCAACATGCCAATGGCGCTATTGCAGCGAGTTATACCCAAAAGTATTTCCAACACCCTTGTATGAAATTATACTTGCAGGAATAATTACTATAATCTTATGGCTCTTACGTACCAAACTGCATCGTGCCGGCCTGTTGTTTTTTGTTTACTGCTTTCTTAATGGACTTGAACGATTTTTTATAGAATTTATCCGTGTGAATCCGCATTATTCAATTTATGGTTTTGATCTTTCTATGGCTCAATTTATTGCGCTTGGGCTTATGCTAACTGGTATTGCAGGATTTATCTTTTACTGGAAAAAAAACATACCTGCGTGA
- a CDS encoding outer membrane beta-barrel protein translates to MINRFIFIGLLSMLSLGSYSQSGMVASVGVSMAFSDNPAVNKPDEVMSGWHASLSGRLGSKNLFLRPGLELHKVKLQSKEMLDPFSNLPAAYFLKIPLQIGFKLINTEAFKLRLMGGGQFSYTAFIEENELGLDHNSINDASFGALVGAGVDFGPLVVDFNFEKGLTALYHNTDYKADYIFVSIGFFF, encoded by the coding sequence ATGATTAACCGATTTATATTCATTGGACTGCTTAGCATGCTAAGTTTGGGGTCCTATTCTCAATCCGGAATGGTAGCATCCGTCGGCGTCAGCATGGCTTTTTCAGACAATCCAGCTGTAAATAAGCCAGATGAAGTTATGAGCGGGTGGCATGCTAGCTTATCGGGCCGCCTTGGTAGTAAAAATTTATTTTTGCGCCCTGGTTTAGAATTACATAAGGTCAAGTTACAGTCTAAAGAAATGTTGGATCCATTTTCTAACTTGCCGGCAGCTTATTTTCTTAAGATTCCCTTGCAAATAGGATTCAAATTGATCAATACGGAGGCTTTTAAGCTTCGTCTTATGGGGGGTGGCCAGTTTAGCTACACTGCTTTTATTGAAGAAAACGAACTAGGATTGGACCACAACAGTATAAATGATGCAAGCTTTGGGGCCTTGGTTGGTGCAGGAGTAGATTTTGGTCCTTTGGTGGTTGATTTCAATTTCGAAAAAGGTCTTACTGCGCTATACCATAACACCGACTATAAAGCAGACTATATTTTCGTAAGCATTGGGTTTTTCTTTTAA
- the mtaB gene encoding tRNA (N(6)-L-threonylcarbamoyladenosine(37)-C(2))-methylthiotransferase MtaB, which yields MSTHRTVAFHTLGCKLNFSETSTIGKLFEQAGYQEVDFNSPSDLYIINTCSVTDEADRKCRKAVRAAVRQNVEAQIIVIGCYAQLKPQEISAIPGVSMVLGATEKFRILDYIHRNDLASPHTGIYQQSIEEVSQFVSGHSIDDRTRSFLKVQDGCDYKCSFCTIPLARGRSRSGEIPTIVKAASDLIAHGIKEIVLTGVNIGDFGNGTEVLEGIKPKKQALFIDLVEALDALEGDIRFRISSIEPNLCTYELIDFVAGSKHFMPHFHMPLQSGDNEILSLMRRRYKRELYEDRVNYIKSKMPHACIGVDLICGFPGETETHFDNTYHFIEKLDISYLHVFTYSERPNTAALEQMGKVSPEVRHLRSKKLRNLSDQKKLNYYLKFEQSEQEVLVENKLDNGYISGYSKNYLRIHLNKEIAQVNQVVAVKLGSIKKEPSRELSFYAELA from the coding sequence ATGTCCACACATCGTACCGTTGCATTTCATACGCTGGGTTGTAAATTGAATTTTTCAGAAACTTCTACAATTGGAAAACTATTCGAACAAGCCGGTTATCAGGAGGTTGATTTTAATTCGCCAAGTGATTTGTATATTATCAACACGTGTTCGGTAACTGATGAAGCGGATCGGAAATGTAGAAAGGCTGTCCGGGCTGCAGTTCGACAAAATGTGGAAGCGCAGATTATTGTAATTGGTTGTTATGCACAACTCAAGCCACAGGAAATTTCTGCAATACCTGGAGTGAGTATGGTTTTGGGAGCTACGGAGAAATTTAGAATTCTAGATTATATTCACAGAAACGATTTGGCTTCACCACATACTGGAATTTACCAACAATCTATTGAAGAAGTCAGTCAATTTGTTTCAGGTCATTCAATCGATGATCGTACGAGAAGTTTTCTAAAAGTTCAGGACGGCTGTGATTATAAATGCAGTTTTTGTACCATTCCACTTGCAAGAGGCCGTTCTCGAAGTGGAGAAATTCCAACAATTGTAAAAGCTGCTTCTGATTTAATTGCACATGGAATTAAAGAAATCGTTTTGACTGGTGTTAATATTGGAGATTTTGGAAATGGTACCGAAGTCCTGGAAGGAATTAAACCAAAAAAACAAGCGTTGTTTATCGATTTGGTAGAAGCTTTGGATGCATTGGAAGGTGATATCCGGTTTCGGATTTCATCTATTGAACCCAATCTTTGTACTTATGAATTGATAGATTTTGTTGCAGGTTCTAAACATTTTATGCCTCATTTTCACATGCCTTTACAATCAGGGGATAATGAAATTTTATCTTTGATGCGAAGACGTTATAAACGTGAACTCTATGAAGATCGTGTGAATTATATTAAATCTAAAATGCCCCATGCTTGTATTGGTGTTGATCTAATCTGTGGATTTCCCGGCGAAACAGAAACGCATTTCGATAACACCTATCATTTTATTGAAAAATTGGATATAAGCTATCTCCATGTATTTACATACTCTGAAAGGCCAAATACAGCAGCCTTGGAACAAATGGGTAAAGTAAGTCCTGAAGTCAGACACTTGCGATCTAAAAAATTAAGAAATTTATCTGATCAAAAAAAGCTGAACTATTATTTAAAGTTCGAACAAAGTGAGCAAGAAGTCTTGGTAGAAAATAAACTTGACAATGGATATATCAGCGGTTATTCAAAAAATTATTTACGCATCCATTTAAATAAAGAAATTGCCCAAGTAAATCAAGTGGTTGCTGTAAAATTGGGGTCTATTAAAAAAGAACCAAGTAGAGAGCTTAGTTTCTACGCTGAATTGGCTTAA
- a CDS encoding peptide-methionine (S)-S-oxide reductase codes for MYCFWSGEKTFGKLDGVIATNAGYMGGSEVVTIQYDPSKIGLDELIKIGKSQNNADRLFTNENIKNNSIPIKKPSAFKQDAETKYYLYKSDYKYIPMTDMQATKLNAALGNGLKDDSMLSPKQIQYYNSIKDKDKSKLKNQIGKGIVDGW; via the coding sequence ATGTATTGCTTTTGGTCTGGCGAGAAAACATTTGGAAAGTTGGACGGAGTCATCGCTACGAATGCTGGATATATGGGTGGTTCTGAGGTCGTGACGATCCAATATGATCCATCTAAAATCGGGCTCGATGAACTAATTAAAATAGGCAAATCACAAAACAATGCTGATCGATTATTTACCAATGAAAATATAAAAAATAATTCGATCCCAATAAAAAAACCAAGTGCTTTTAAACAAGATGCTGAAACAAAATATTATTTGTATAAATCAGATTACAAATATATTCCCATGACGGATATGCAAGCCACTAAATTGAATGCTGCTTTAGGCAATGGATTGAAAGATGATTCCATGTTATCACCCAAACAAATCCAATATTACAATTCAATTAAAGACAAAGACAAATCAAAACTAAAAAACCAAATCGGGAAAGGAATAGTTGATGGTTGGTAG
- a CDS encoding sigma-70 family RNA polymerase sigma factor, with protein sequence MPQHNSPLHERFEKEFLPHLEALHSFAFHLCYNEEDADDLVQETFLKAFRFIDKFEEGTNAKAWLFKILKNAYINQYRKESKRPTRVDYEDVAVYNEEEEGQVSGYYDLREDVFEKMIGDEVSTALNLLPEEFRTVILLCDIEGFSYEEISKIIDIPIGTVRSRLFRARNMLKEKLVKYASSIGYKDLRGDRSKAEDVFED encoded by the coding sequence ATGCCCCAGCATAACAGTCCATTACACGAGCGTTTTGAAAAGGAGTTTCTACCCCATTTAGAAGCACTGCATTCATTTGCCTTCCACCTGTGCTATAATGAAGAAGATGCCGATGATCTGGTTCAGGAGACCTTCCTTAAAGCTTTTAGATTTATAGATAAGTTTGAAGAAGGAACTAATGCGAAGGCTTGGTTGTTTAAAATATTAAAGAATGCTTACATCAATCAATACCGGAAAGAGAGTAAACGTCCTACCCGGGTAGATTATGAGGATGTAGCTGTATATAATGAGGAAGAAGAAGGGCAGGTCAGTGGTTATTATGACCTTCGGGAAGATGTTTTTGAGAAAATGATAGGAGATGAAGTTTCTACTGCATTGAATTTATTGCCAGAGGAATTTCGGACGGTCATTTTGCTTTGTGATATTGAAGGATTTAGTTACGAGGAAATTTCTAAAATTATTGACATTCCTATTGGCACGGTAAGATCCAGACTTTTTCGGGCCAGAAATATGTTAAAAGAAAAATTGGTGAAATATGCTTCGAGCATAGGTTATAAAGATTTAAGGGGAGATCGGTCTAAAGCGGAGGATGTATTTGAGGATTGA
- a CDS encoding glycosyltransferase, with amino-acid sequence MKIVIAINSKIPVNLYGGTERVIWYLGKELSQMGHTISYLAPEGSHCNFAKIIPLLKSRSIQEQIPRDTDLVHFHFSSEEIDQIKTPFLITMHGNTNDQKPLHSNTVFVSSNHAARFGSSCYVYNGLDWNDYPLPNFKKERSYFHFLGKAAWRIKNVQGAIDIILATPKEKLKVLGGYRFNFKMGLRFTFSPRILFYGMVGGTLKTNLLNESKGLIFPVRWHEPFGLAIIESLYYGCPVFGTPYGSLPELIPKDFGYLSNQKNKLVDAILNSTDYSSEACHEYALNSFNSRKMSLAYLEKYKMILDRQDLNLNQPILQEIQKQKFLEWLD; translated from the coding sequence TTGAAAATAGTAATAGCCATTAACTCTAAAATACCCGTCAATTTATATGGAGGAACGGAACGTGTGATCTGGTACCTCGGTAAGGAGCTCAGCCAAATGGGGCACACGATTTCGTACCTGGCTCCAGAAGGTTCTCACTGTAATTTTGCAAAAATAATTCCATTACTAAAATCGAGATCGATTCAAGAACAAATTCCACGAGATACAGATCTGGTTCATTTTCATTTTAGCTCTGAAGAAATTGATCAAATAAAAACTCCCTTCCTAATAACCATGCATGGCAACACAAATGATCAAAAACCATTGCATTCCAATACCGTTTTTGTATCATCAAATCATGCTGCCCGATTTGGATCCTCTTGTTATGTTTACAATGGTTTGGACTGGAATGATTATCCTTTGCCGAATTTTAAAAAGGAGCGAAGCTATTTTCATTTCTTAGGAAAAGCTGCCTGGCGAATAAAAAATGTACAAGGAGCCATCGATATAATCCTTGCAACTCCGAAAGAAAAATTAAAGGTATTGGGTGGATACCGATTTAATTTTAAAATGGGTTTGCGATTTACCTTTTCCCCCCGAATTTTATTTTATGGAATGGTCGGAGGAACGCTCAAAACAAATCTATTAAATGAATCAAAGGGTTTGATCTTTCCGGTGAGATGGCACGAACCCTTCGGTTTAGCAATTATAGAAAGTCTTTACTATGGTTGTCCGGTATTTGGCACACCTTATGGTTCTTTGCCTGAACTGATCCCAAAAGATTTTGGATATTTATCAAATCAAAAAAATAAATTGGTAGATGCTATATTAAATTCAACCGATTATTCTTCCGAAGCCTGTCACGAATATGCCTTAAATTCTTTTAACAGCAGAAAAATGAGTTTGGCGTATTTGGAAAAGTATAAAATGATTTTAGATCGGCAAGACTTGAATTTAAACCAACCTATCTTACAAGAAATACAAAAACAAAAGTTTTTAGAATGGTTGGATTAA
- a CDS encoding GNAT family N-acetyltransferase, which translates to MKITCSLLRTTVDNTDFQKLALALDKELAIRDGDLHAFYHQYNALKVLDYVVVAYFYDNAIACGALKKYHENIVEIKRMFVLESERGKGIASSILSELEFWAKELKYDRCILETGINQPEAINLYKKNNYTIIPNYGQYENIYNSICFEKIL; encoded by the coding sequence TTGAAAATCACATGCTCCCTTTTAAGGACCACCGTTGACAACACAGATTTTCAAAAACTTGCCTTAGCATTAGATAAAGAATTAGCCATACGAGATGGTGATTTACATGCCTTTTATCACCAGTACAATGCATTAAAAGTACTTGATTATGTTGTTGTAGCTTATTTTTACGACAACGCGATTGCTTGCGGTGCACTTAAAAAGTATCATGAAAATATTGTAGAAATAAAAAGAATGTTTGTCCTTGAATCCGAACGGGGTAAAGGTATCGCATCATCAATCCTATCAGAATTGGAATTTTGGGCTAAAGAACTTAAATACGATCGGTGCATTTTGGAAACAGGTATTAATCAACCGGAAGCTATAAATTTATATAAAAAAAATAATTACACGATAATTCCAAATTATGGCCAATACGAAAATATTTACAACAGCATTTGTTTTGAAAAAATACTTTAA
- the prfA gene encoding peptide chain release factor 1, protein MLLDKLHSIYDRYQYLEERMSDPSVVSNMVEYSKISKEYKDLKEIVGVYLVYNKKSEEFKQAKEMLSDPEFREMAQLEFEQLKPELERMEEELKILLIPKDPEDSKDVILEIRSGTGGDEASIFAGDLYRMYTRYFETHGLKFEILDVNEGNVGGYNKVVMEITGENVYGKLKFESGAHRVQRVPKTEAQGRVHTSAATVVVMPKMEMEEVNINKADLRVDTFRSSGAGGQHVNKTESGVRFTHIPSGIVAESMDSRSQHKNREIAFNRMLQKMQDAHIMRYENEVASKRRSLVGSGDRSDKIRTYNYPQNRVTDHRINLTLYNLNDIVNGDLDEIIQALQVADQAERLKGEMED, encoded by the coding sequence ATGCTGTTAGATAAATTACATTCTATTTATGATCGCTACCAATATCTGGAGGAACGGATGTCTGATCCTTCTGTGGTGAGCAATATGGTTGAGTACAGTAAAATTAGTAAAGAGTACAAGGATTTAAAGGAAATTGTAGGTGTTTACCTTGTTTACAATAAGAAATCTGAAGAATTTAAGCAAGCTAAGGAAATGCTTTCAGATCCTGAGTTTCGGGAAATGGCACAATTGGAATTCGAACAGTTAAAGCCGGAGCTGGAGCGTATGGAAGAGGAATTAAAAATCCTGTTAATACCTAAAGACCCTGAAGATTCAAAAGATGTTATTTTAGAAATTCGATCCGGCACAGGCGGCGATGAGGCTTCTATTTTTGCTGGTGACCTTTACCGAATGTATACACGCTATTTTGAAACACACGGTCTTAAATTTGAAATTCTGGATGTTAATGAAGGCAATGTGGGAGGTTATAATAAAGTGGTGATGGAGATTACCGGTGAAAATGTGTACGGTAAATTAAAGTTTGAGTCTGGAGCACATCGGGTACAACGGGTACCTAAAACAGAAGCACAAGGTCGAGTCCATACCTCCGCTGCAACGGTGGTTGTTATGCCTAAGATGGAAATGGAAGAAGTTAATATCAATAAAGCTGATTTACGGGTTGACACATTTCGAAGCAGTGGTGCAGGAGGTCAGCATGTCAATAAGACAGAATCGGGTGTTCGTTTTACGCACATTCCATCCGGAATCGTTGCAGAATCAATGGATAGCAGAAGTCAACACAAAAACAGGGAAATTGCCTTTAATAGAATGCTTCAAAAAATGCAAGATGCTCATATAATGAGATATGAGAATGAAGTCGCTTCAAAACGGCGCTCGTTGGTGGGTTCTGGTGACCGATCCGACAAAATCCGCACATACAATTATCCTCAAAACCGCGTTACAGATCATAGAATCAATCTGACGCTTTATAATCTCAATGATATCGTCAATGGCGATTTGGATGAAATTATTCAGGCCCTTCAAGTAGCAGATCAGGCAGAAAGATTGAAAGGGGAAATGGAGGATTAG
- a CDS encoding T9SS type A sorting domain-containing protein, translated as MKTIAFFFLSLISVGSLFGACELWDLQVEKTDCNHEKKFMVIINFKYKDVGECFTIKGNGKNYGNFKYNQLPVKLTLNGDCHTEYEFVIRDCHTESCRLEYFLGKECCEVDCELSEMRIEKTECDDDQNFCVFINFNHVGNSSCFKLSGNGHEYGRFSYSQLPVKICGLKANCETEYEFTAQDCEFEACNITKELGIVCCEKVCKLSELKLEKTKCDDHGKFYVFINFKSSNTSECFKVKGNGKDYGTFNYNQLPIKIGPLDGDCKTNYEFKIIDCHDEHCQITGNLGIVCCERKQCSIRDLRINKSACDEHLNFYVTINFRYSGTSTCFKVRGNGVNYGTYNYTQLPIRIGPVKGDCKTAYEFVVSDCENEACKASKSIGRVCCEEHKREELQNQDTEFQELPSQITNWNLNYRIEQPNEYQYSQTSNQFIVRFNETIHTKAYLYNAMGLIIQSVPIASTENRIEINNSNLLPGIYYLRFELEGKQTLLRFVKM; from the coding sequence ATGAAAACTATTGCCTTTTTCTTTTTATCCCTTATATCTGTCGGAAGTCTTTTTGGAGCCTGTGAACTTTGGGATCTACAAGTTGAAAAAACGGATTGTAACCATGAAAAAAAGTTTATGGTCATCATCAATTTTAAATACAAAGACGTTGGCGAATGCTTTACTATTAAAGGCAATGGAAAAAATTATGGTAATTTTAAATACAATCAGCTACCGGTCAAATTAACTCTCAACGGAGATTGCCATACCGAATATGAATTTGTAATTCGCGATTGTCACACCGAATCTTGCAGGTTAGAATATTTTCTTGGAAAAGAATGTTGTGAGGTAGATTGTGAATTATCAGAAATGCGCATTGAAAAAACGGAATGTGACGATGATCAGAATTTTTGTGTTTTTATTAATTTTAATCACGTAGGGAATTCCTCTTGTTTTAAACTCAGTGGAAACGGTCATGAATACGGTCGCTTTAGTTATTCTCAATTGCCTGTAAAAATTTGCGGATTAAAAGCTAATTGTGAAACAGAATATGAATTCACTGCACAAGATTGCGAATTTGAAGCTTGCAACATTACTAAAGAATTAGGTATCGTCTGTTGTGAAAAAGTTTGTAAACTATCAGAACTCAAACTAGAAAAAACGAAATGTGATGATCATGGAAAATTCTACGTGTTTATTAATTTTAAAAGTTCAAATACCAGTGAATGCTTTAAAGTTAAAGGGAACGGTAAAGATTATGGCACCTTTAATTACAATCAATTACCGATTAAAATAGGACCTCTTGATGGTGATTGTAAAACAAATTATGAATTTAAAATCATTGATTGTCATGATGAGCATTGTCAAATAACTGGTAATTTAGGCATTGTTTGTTGCGAACGAAAACAGTGCAGTATTCGCGATTTAAGAATTAATAAATCAGCTTGCGACGAACATTTAAACTTTTACGTTACAATCAATTTTAGATATAGTGGTACTTCCACTTGCTTTAAAGTACGTGGCAATGGTGTAAATTATGGAACATATAATTATACCCAATTACCCATTCGCATTGGTCCGGTGAAAGGAGATTGCAAAACCGCCTATGAATTTGTAGTATCTGATTGTGAAAATGAGGCCTGTAAAGCCTCAAAGAGCATTGGCAGGGTGTGTTGCGAGGAACACAAAAGGGAAGAGCTTCAAAATCAGGATACGGAATTTCAAGAATTGCCATCACAAATCACTAATTGGAATTTAAACTACCGTATTGAACAGCCAAATGAGTATCAATATTCACAGACTTCCAATCAATTTATCGTGAGATTTAATGAAACAATTCACACGAAAGCCTATTTATACAATGCTATGGGGCTGATTATCCAATCTGTTCCAATAGCTTCAACAGAAAACCGAATTGAAATAAATAATTCGAATCTATTACCAGGGATTTATTATTTACGATTCGAATTGGAAGGAAAGCAAACCTTATTAAGATTTGTAAAAATGTAG
- a CDS encoding MBL fold metallo-hydrolase, translating into MHIKSFCFNPFSENTYILYNDALDGIVIDPGCSNTSERLELKRFISDTRITLKRLLLTHAHIDHILGLSFVAEQYGLLAELHSGELPVLESAEIVAKMYGVPYEKTQHSSVYLVDNQIITLGDANLTCILTPGHSPASLCFYNKERNYVIGGDVLFEGSIGRTDLPGGNYDTLITSIKTRLYPLGNQVMVYPGHGGATTIGQEKLTNPFLN; encoded by the coding sequence ATGCATATTAAATCTTTCTGCTTTAATCCATTTTCTGAAAACACATATATTTTATATAACGATGCTTTGGATGGGATCGTTATTGATCCAGGTTGTTCAAATACATCGGAGCGACTGGAGTTAAAACGATTTATAAGTGATACCAGGATTACTCTGAAGAGACTTTTATTAACCCATGCGCACATAGATCATATTTTAGGACTCTCATTTGTTGCTGAGCAATATGGTTTATTGGCCGAATTGCATTCTGGTGAGCTCCCGGTGCTGGAATCTGCTGAGATTGTGGCAAAAATGTATGGCGTTCCGTATGAAAAAACACAGCATTCATCAGTTTATCTAGTTGATAATCAAATAATTACGCTTGGAGATGCAAATCTTACCTGTATTTTAACTCCGGGCCACAGTCCAGCGAGTTTGTGTTTTTACAATAAAGAGAGGAACTATGTTATTGGGGGTGATGTTTTATTTGAAGGGAGTATTGGAAGGACGGATCTCCCTGGAGGCAATTACGATACATTGATTACAAGTATCAAAACGAGATTGTATCCCTTAGGAAATCAGGTCATGGTATATCCTGGACACGGGGGAGCAACAACCATCGGTCAGGAGAAGCTGACAAACCCCTTTTTAAATTAA